From the Pseudomonadota bacterium genome, the window GATAGTCATGGCGAGGATCTTCTACCTGCAGGTGATGAGGGGCAGCTTCTACCACTTCTTCTCCACCGACAACAGCATCAAGGCCTCGAGGATCCCCGCGGTCAGGGGCATGATCTTCGACCGCCGCGGACAGGTGCTGGTCGACAACAGGCCGATGTTCAACGTCATCGTCGTTCCGCAGTACGTGATCGACTGGGAGAGGACCCGCTCCTCCCTTTCGGAGCTGCTCGGCCTCTCGCCGGAGTCGCTCCGCGCCCTCTGGGAGAAGAGGCACGCCCAGCCCAGGTATCAGCCGCTCTACGTCAAGCAGGACGTCACCATGGACGAGATGGCGCTCATCAGGACGCACAAGAACCCCTGGCCCGACCCGAGCGACCCCTACGACCTCAGGGGCGTGGAGGTGGAGGTGAGCTACGAGCGCAACTACCCGGAGTCGAACATAGCCACGCACGTGCTCGGCTACGTGAGGGAGATCGATCCGGGGAGGCTCGCCCGCTACAGGAAGGAGCACCCTGGGCGGTACCGCCTCGGCGACAAGGCCGGCGTGATGGGGCTCGAGGAGATGTGGGACCTGACGCTCCGGGGCGAGGACGGCTACGAGGAGATCATCGTCGACGCGGTCGGCAGGCAGGTCGACTACGAGGGGATCGCGAACGAGCTCTCGGTCAAGCCGGCGGTCGCGGGGGCGAGCCTCAGGCTCACCATCGACCGCGACCTGCAGGAGGTGGCGCGCGACATGTTCGCGGACCGCAAGGGCGCGGCGGTCGCCATCGACCCGAACACCGGCGCGATACTGGCGATGTACAGCTCCCCCTCCTACGACCTCAACAGGCTCGCCGGCCCACGCGGCGCCGAGTACTGGGACGCCATCTCGAAATCGCCGGAGAAGTTTCTCCTCAACAGGGCGATCCAGGGCGGGTACCCGCCCGGCTCCACCTACAAGGTGCTCAACGCCATCGCTGCGCTCTCGGAGAAGGTGGTGAGGCCCGACGAGAACGTCCACTGCGGCGGAGGTCTCCCCTACGGCGGAAGGACCTATCGCTGCTGGACGAGCCACGGCGCGATCTCGCTCGAGAGGGCGATATCCCAGTCGTGCGACGTCTACTTCTATCAGATGGGGCTCAGGCTCGGCGTGGACAGGCTGGCGAAGTACGCGGACATCATGGGGCTCGGCAGAAAGACCGGCGTCCCCATATCGGGCGAGAGCCCCGGCCTCATACCGACCTCGGAGTGGAAGCAGAAGAGGTTCGGGGTCCCGTGGCAGCTTGGGGAGAACCTCTCCATAGCGGTGGGGCAGGGATACAACGTGGTGGTCCCCATACAGAACGCGCTGCTGGCGGCACAGGTCGCAAACGGCGGCAAGAAGCTCGACCTGCACCTCGTGGAGGCGGCCTACGACGTCGACGGCAACGAGACGTACCGATGGAGGCCGCCGGAGAAGCTCGAGGACCTGCCCATAGACAAGGAGGTGCTGGCCCTCGTGAAGAGGGGGATGGACGGCGCTACGAAGCCCGGCGGCACCGCGGGCCGCCTCTCGTGGCTCTACGAGGTGAGCATGGGGGGCAAGACCGGGACCGCGCAGGTCGTCTCCACGGAGAGGGCCGGCTCCTGCGTCGGGGAGAGGTGCCGCGACCACGCCTGGTTCATAGGCTACGCACCCGCGGAGGCGCCCGAGATAGCGGCATCGGCGGTGGTGGAGCACGGCGGCTTCGGGGCTTCGGCCGCGGCCCCCATAGTCGGCGCCATGCTCCAGAGGTATCACGACATCATGCACGGCAGGGAGGACGCGGGCGAGGTCAAGCTCAAGGAGGGCATGAAGCGGGCGATCAGCGAGGACAAATCCGATCTCGAGCGGGCCTCGTCCGGCGATGCCTCGGGGGAAGGGGAGTGAGCCGATGTTCTCAGGGCTGAGGAGATTCAACGAGGGGTTCCACTGGTCCATGGCCGCCGTGGTCGGCGCGCTCGTCTGCGTCGGGCTCATAAACCTCTACAGCGCCGTCTACTTCTGGGGCGAGGGGGGCTCCACCGCGCTCTTCTGGTCGCAGCTGCTCTGGATGGCCATCGGCGTGCTCATGATGCTCCTGGTGACCGCGAGCGACTACAGGGTGTTCCACCGCTTCGCGATACCGGCGTACGCGGTCGCGTGCGCGCTGCTGGCGCTGTCGCTCGTGCTGGGGAGCGTGATCCGCGGGACGCAGGGGTGGATAAAGCTGGGCCCGGTGTCGCTTCAGCCGGCGGAGATCGCCAAGGTCTGCTACATCTTCGTCGCCGCCCGCTATTTCGCGGACCACCCGAACCCGGACGGGTACGCGCTCGCCGACCTCTGGAAGCCGGGGCTCGCGATGCTCCTGCCCTGCGGGCTCATCATCGCGCAGGGCGATCTCGGCTCGTCGCTGTTCCTCATGCTCATCTTCGTTTCCATGGCGCTCTTCGCGAAGGTCCGCAGAAAGACCCTCGTGGTCTGCGCGACGATCGGGGTCGTCGCCGCGGCGGGCGTCTACGCATTCGGCCTCAAGGAGTATCAGCGGGACAGGATCTTCAACTTCATGCACCCCGAGGCGGACGTGAAGGGGGGCGGCTATCACCTCGTCCAGTCCAAGATCGCCGTGGGCTCGGGCAGGTTCTTCGGCAAGGGGTATCTCAAGGGCAACATCAACAAGCTGCGCTACCTGCCGGAGCGCCACACCGACTTCATATTCCCGGTCCTGGCCGAGGAGTGGGGCTTCGCCGGGTCGATCGTGGTGCTGGCCCTCTACGCCTCGCTGCTCCTCATGGGCGTGGACATA encodes:
- the rodA gene encoding rod shape-determining protein RodA, with amino-acid sequence MFSGLRRFNEGFHWSMAAVVGALVCVGLINLYSAVYFWGEGGSTALFWSQLLWMAIGVLMMLLVTASDYRVFHRFAIPAYAVACALLALSLVLGSVIRGTQGWIKLGPVSLQPAEIAKVCYIFVAARYFADHPNPDGYALADLWKPGLAMLLPCGLIIAQGDLGSSLFLMLIFVSMALFAKVRRKTLVVCATIGVVAAAGVYAFGLKEYQRDRIFNFMHPEADVKGGGYHLVQSKIAVGSGRFFGKGYLKGNINKLRYLPERHTDFIFPVLAEEWGFAGSIVVLALYASLLLMGVDIAARARDRFGAFVSMGVVSLLFWQIAVNLGGVLGLIPLTGVTLPLLSYGGSSMIAIMVALGLLFSVHLRRFRF
- the mrdA gene encoding penicillin-binding protein 2, which translates into the protein MRLVQEYTADIEHRFKYATIAVLVLFAIVMARIFYLQVMRGSFYHFFSTDNSIKASRIPAVRGMIFDRRGQVLVDNRPMFNVIVVPQYVIDWERTRSSLSELLGLSPESLRALWEKRHAQPRYQPLYVKQDVTMDEMALIRTHKNPWPDPSDPYDLRGVEVEVSYERNYPESNIATHVLGYVREIDPGRLARYRKEHPGRYRLGDKAGVMGLEEMWDLTLRGEDGYEEIIVDAVGRQVDYEGIANELSVKPAVAGASLRLTIDRDLQEVARDMFADRKGAAVAIDPNTGAILAMYSSPSYDLNRLAGPRGAEYWDAISKSPEKFLLNRAIQGGYPPGSTYKVLNAIAALSEKVVRPDENVHCGGGLPYGGRTYRCWTSHGAISLERAISQSCDVYFYQMGLRLGVDRLAKYADIMGLGRKTGVPISGESPGLIPTSEWKQKRFGVPWQLGENLSIAVGQGYNVVVPIQNALLAAQVANGGKKLDLHLVEAAYDVDGNETYRWRPPEKLEDLPIDKEVLALVKRGMDGATKPGGTAGRLSWLYEVSMGGKTGTAQVVSTERAGSCVGERCRDHAWFIGYAPAEAPEIAASAVVEHGGFGASAAAPIVGAMLQRYHDIMHGREDAGEVKLKEGMKRAISEDKSDLERASSGDASGEGE